The Pangasianodon hypophthalmus isolate fPanHyp1 chromosome 20, fPanHyp1.pri, whole genome shotgun sequence genomic sequence CAGGTAAGAGGCATAGTGTGAATATTAATTATGATTTTGAGTTTGAAGTTAGCTAGAAGCTAAACTGGCTATCGTCCACTGAGCGCAGATTGTGGACCTGGACGCGAGAAGAAACAGAAACCGAGAAGCTCTGAGTGCTCTGAGGAACTGCGCTTCTGATAACGGTAACGCACTAAACTGCAAGATTTTACACGTCTGGTGAAGTTTTATAGCAAAGTCAGAACATGACAGAAGTCTTCATTTGTTGTATGACGTTATTTCCTTCCCTTGTCCTTACATAGCATAGCATATACAATAGCATATAACAAAGCATAACAACACAACatataacaacacaacataatAGCATGTAACAGCATATGCAATAgcatataacataaaataacaacataacataatatataacaacacaacataatAGCATGTAACAGCATACACAATAgcatataacataaaataacaacataacataacatgtaacaacacaacataacaGCATATAGCATagtataacataacatatatcATAGCATGTAACATAACatataacaacacaacataatagcatataacataacataacatgtAACAACACAACATAATAGCATGTAACAGCATATACAATAgcatataacataaaataacaacataacataatatataataacacaacataacagcatgtaacataacataacatatatcATAgcatataacataacataaaacaacacaacataatAGCATATAACAGCATATACAATAGCATATAAGAAAGCataacaacacaacataacatataacaacacaacataatatcatgtaacataacataacatatatcATACCATATATCATaacatataacataacataatagcATATAACAGCATATACAATAGCAACtaacataaaataacaacataacatagcatataacatatatatatatatatatatatatatatatatatatatatatatatatatagcacatataacataacataacatgtaaatagcaataacacaaaataatagcATATATCATAgcatataatataacataacataatagcatataacatgaaaaaacatagtatataatattgcatataacataacatcatataatataacaaaataacacaatataACAGCATTTAACATAACAACATAGCATATAACACAGTATATACCATAACagcattataatataattataatataatataattataaaataatatatagttATGTTAGAATTAATTCAGCATTTTAGGTTGTTAGattctggttttatttttagaaatgacTTTAAGTAAAACGAAGTTGTATGTCAGAGTGGTGTAAGTTTGTGTGAGagtttatgtaaggaataaaacacaaggtggcatgctgttacaggaaagtaatcaaccctgaggtggtgtgatgaagcggagttacagtGGCCACtccaacgttgattattttccaaaaagagcacatacccaagtgttttattcctcttgtaccacagcagtttgtcagcGGCTTTGGGcaacattttttcctctttgttaaAGAcagacacatcatactttttatctgtttacggttacttttaatgttgcggaatgcctgtgaaacaagttagttcctgttgtcatttacaactataaacagtttttctttcaccagcctgtctttttcaCATTCTTggaataaaataagacaaaataatgcagcttgacatgttatcaagaaaccgggaaattcctctgtcctgaaaccTTTCCCGTGTCGGAAAACTTCCTGTTCCAAAGTGCTGaaaatggagactccttccataaatgttgaataaacgtctcctcacagaaaacttcaacaacGATTACACAACTtaacatgtttctttttttttagattataaCCAGTGTATTAGTAGCAGCAATTTGCAGCCGCActactgtcggagctgctgttatagaaaattaatcaacaccttctgaccaatcagaaagaagaattcaacagtgctgtggtgtaaattattttatgcatttgcatgcaatttcagcatttttattcatattaattaCAGACAAAGTCAAGGTTTGCTTTGGGAACATGTTCATTAAATTCCCCAAGGAGAGCACCAAATCCATGATTCAGAAAGGTAAACCTAAACGCCATGCTCTTCCAACacttccattattattattattattattattattattattattattattatcattattattcacTTTCTCCTCCACAGATCAGGAGCAGCTGGAGCAGGAGATAAACGACCTCCGGAAAGGTCtcaaagcaaaagtaaaccgGCTCAATGATTTACAGGGTAATCTGGTCTTACAGTAATGTTAAAAGTTATGCGCATTAATATAACACACACGGCACCATGCTTTCTTGTTTACgatcaactccagaattattggcacccttcaggaGAATGTGTAATCGTTTGAACTTACCTTTCGTTTGGCAAAAacttgtgcatttttaaaaagagagaaatttgcTTAAACATTTGTCAAGAATTATTTACACCCCAAAAGAATATTGTAAATGAAAACAATCAgtgatgctttggggctgttttgtggcATCATAAATTGTACTAATAcccagatatatatatatatatatatatatatatatatatatattttttttttttttttttactatagaTGAATGTTTCAGCAAGAAATGATAGTaatgatgcaaaataaaaaaaaatgttgtgtaaATGCTTCTACGAAATAGATTTCTTCATCTCCAGGTTGAAAAAATGAAGCCCGATGTTagtgttattcattttatttcttaattttggCAGCGCCAGTAATTCTGGtcccaataattctggagtcgACTATATGCCACTATGTTTCCAAGTACATTGGTAGGAAATTGCATTTCCCAAAGCTGAGCACTGTGTTAACTCCTCACACAGTGTTAATcaacattttcagaaatattagCAATGAAAacgtttgttttgttttgcagggAAGCCTGAACTGAGGGGATACAACCTGTCTCCGCTGAGCGGCGATGAACTCAAGGCTATTAATAGCATCCTGAAGAGATAACATCAGCTTCAATTTAACATTAAAACGTGAGGAAGACGAGGGACGTGGGGTAGTTAAGATCGTATGAacatgatgacgatgatgaagatgatgatgtgtgaaaatgccttacacactgcagtgatGCACTGGAGAATATGCAAACTAGCATTCCACAGCGTTGCTAATCCTGCTGTTTCACACACCCTATCTGTAAGATCTGTTTTGTACTGTTTAGACTTGAGTGCAGAAGTTTGCACGCCCTTGCTGGGAAATGATGACCTCAACGAGACACTGACATTTATAGACATTCTttcattgtttaaaataaagaaaaaaaaaagggggaaatatCTTCTATGGTGTTTCTGACTGAGATGAAATGTgttctgctgtttgttttggatgTTCTTGCAAATTCCTTCGGTATATTTTTCTCCCCCCAGTTATTTTTCTTCCAGTCTTTGGCCGTGTCTTGCTGTGCGTGTTTCTGAGCGCGTTCTCCAGCTCTATGAAAGGTCAAACTGCTTGAGTTTTAGGACTTGTACTGTATGAgggatgctccacataacctaagactaataataaacacgtGTGCTCGTTGATATGgcgaattttatttattttttttaatgtgagtaGACGGTATATGTataaaaggagtctccagtgtcagcgctttgtaacgtTTTTCCTCCATGTTAAAGTCTTCAAGCCAGATGACtttgtagtttctcagtaacatggaaAGCTGCGTTTTTTCGccctcttattaacttcaagacagaaaaaaaagagaggttgttGAAGGAATTGCTTTTTATAATTGCTATAATGTATGTAATAACAACAATTAAGTTGTCTcctggacgttccacaacattatatgtaacaaagtgttaaaaagttcgttaaaaaaaaaacaataaattgtAATCCCTGAAAAATTGCTGCGattttaagaggaataaaacacttcaggatttgcagttataggaaaataatcaacttcgaggtggtaatagtaactccacatcatcacaccaccccactgttgattagtttcctataacagcaagacatgaagtgttttattcca encodes the following:
- the pdrg1 gene encoding p53 and DNA damage-regulated protein 1, whose translation is MDSQRVMDYLMEVEVAAEDVLADRQQIVDLDARRNRNREALSALRNCASDNDKVKVCFGNMFIKFPKESTKSMIQKDQEQLEQEINDLRKGLKAKVNRLNDLQGKPELRGYNLSPLSGDELKAINSILKR